Proteins encoded within one genomic window of Candidatus Nezhaarchaeota archaeon:
- a CDS encoding ATP-grasp domain-containing protein, translating into MTLRVGLTYNLRRKVEDDSLPEDYYVEYDDESTVDAIASALRKGGCKVIKIEANEEAYIKLRRCRPDIVFNIAEGLRGESRESHIPAMLEMLGIPYTGSSPSTLAICLDKALTHKVLSAYGVPSPKFQVFKRPDEKLSEELEFPLVVKPLLEGSSKGIRSCSLVRNEQSLRKQVSWVIETYRQPAIVEEFMPGREFTVGLIGNEEPVVLPIVEIHLERLPNSASPIYSYEAKWVWDTPEKPLDIFECPARMSSDLKKEMEEVAIKTFKVLNCRDLCRIDMRLDKDGVPRVLEVNPLPGLIPDPRAHSCLPEAARAAGFTYDELICTILWQALKRYGMQHLFKNKSLVKIP; encoded by the coding sequence ATGACTCTTAGAGTTGGCTTAACGTACAATCTTAGAAGGAAGGTTGAGGACGATAGCTTGCCAGAGGACTACTATGTAGAATACGACGACGAGAGCACCGTTGATGCCATCGCTTCGGCCTTAAGGAAGGGTGGATGCAAGGTAATAAAGATAGAGGCTAACGAGGAGGCATACATTAAGTTACGCAGATGTAGACCCGATATAGTCTTCAACATCGCCGAGGGATTACGTGGTGAGAGCAGAGAATCACACATCCCAGCAATGCTAGAGATGCTTGGAATACCTTATACGGGCTCTAGTCCATCGACTTTAGCTATATGCCTAGATAAGGCCTTGACTCACAAGGTCCTTAGTGCCTACGGAGTTCCATCACCAAAATTCCAGGTCTTTAAACGACCAGATGAGAAGTTGAGTGAAGAACTAGAGTTCCCGTTGGTAGTGAAGCCGCTACTTGAAGGCTCGAGTAAGGGCATTAGGAGCTGCTCGCTAGTGAGAAATGAACAGAGCTTGAGGAAGCAGGTTTCATGGGTTATTGAAACTTATCGCCAGCCAGCTATAGTTGAAGAGTTCATGCCTGGAAGAGAGTTCACAGTTGGGCTGATAGGTAACGAAGAGCCTGTTGTACTGCCAATTGTAGAAATACACCTCGAAAGGTTACCGAATAGTGCAAGCCCAATATACTCCTATGAAGCTAAGTGGGTTTGGGATACACCTGAAAAGCCGCTCGACATATTCGAGTGTCCAGCGAGGATGTCGAGTGACTTAAAGAAGGAGATGGAGGAAGTAGCGATCAAGACCTTTAAAGTCCTGAACTGTAGAGACCTATGCCGTATAGATATGAGGTTAGACAAGGATGGCGTACCAAGAGTTTTAGAAGTCAATCCTCTACCCGGCTTAATTCCAGATCCAAGAGCTCACTCTTGTCTACCAGAAGCTGCGAGAGCTGCAGGCTTCACGTACGACGAGCTTATATGTACCATTCTATGGCAAGCCTTAAAGAGGTATGGAATGCAACACTTGTTTAAGAACAAGTCGTTGGTAAAGATACCGTGA
- a CDS encoding ATP-grasp domain-containing protein, translated as MFLLVGILFNVPVRSEKGEEVDYIAEVNVLDQVKAVEDALMKLGFNYQLFPLRDDIEETIKSIKASKPDVIVNLSEGCMGDSSLEMHIASMLEILGVPYTGSTPLTLGLCQDKGLAKDVLKANGVPTPKYRVMRGFEPPEGLSLPLMVKPLREDASIGITKDSFVRTLRELERQVNYINSTYRQPALVEEYISGREFNVSILGDEEPIALPISEIVFEFDEDPKVVDYRAKWLKDSEEYLKTKPVCPAEIDEPLKSRIEEVAIKAYRALRCRDYARVDIRLDAKTGKPYVLEVNPNPDISPDSGFVRSLRAAKIAFEEFIEMIISFALKRAKARS; from the coding sequence TTGTTTCTTCTAGTTGGCATCTTGTTTAACGTCCCTGTAAGATCCGAGAAGGGCGAGGAGGTGGACTATATAGCTGAAGTCAACGTGCTAGATCAGGTGAAGGCTGTTGAAGATGCTCTAATGAAGCTTGGCTTTAATTACCAGCTCTTCCCACTAAGAGACGACATAGAGGAGACTATAAAGTCTATAAAGGCTAGTAAGCCTGATGTGATCGTAAACCTCTCCGAGGGCTGCATGGGTGATAGCAGCCTTGAAATGCACATAGCATCAATGTTAGAGATTCTAGGAGTACCCTATACTGGGTCTACACCGTTAACCCTCGGCTTATGTCAGGACAAGGGTTTAGCTAAGGACGTTCTTAAAGCCAATGGCGTGCCAACGCCAAAATATCGAGTAATGAGGGGCTTTGAGCCTCCAGAGGGGCTTAGCCTCCCGCTCATGGTCAAACCTTTGAGAGAGGATGCTAGCATAGGAATAACTAAAGATAGCTTCGTTAGAACCCTCAGAGAGCTTGAGAGACAAGTGAATTACATTAATAGTACTTATCGCCAGCCGGCTTTAGTTGAGGAGTACATTAGTGGAAGAGAGTTCAACGTCTCAATATTGGGTGATGAGGAGCCCATCGCCCTACCAATTTCGGAGATAGTCTTCGAGTTTGATGAGGATCCTAAGGTAGTTGATTACAGGGCTAAGTGGCTTAAAGATAGTGAAGAGTACTTGAAGACAAAGCCCGTCTGCCCCGCTGAGATAGATGAACCCCTCAAAAGTAGGATTGAAGAGGTAGCTATCAAGGCTTATAGAGCCTTAAGATGTAGAGACTACGCGAGAGTCGATATTCGTCTAGATGCTAAGACTGGAAAACCGTATGTTCTCGAAGTCAACCCAAACCCCGATATATCGCCAGACTCAGGTTTCGTACGTTCGTTAAGAGCTGCTAAAATAGCCTTTGAAGAGTTTATAGAGATGATAATAAGCTTTGCGCTTAAGAGGGCAAAAGCAAGATCCTAA
- a CDS encoding rhomboid family intramembrane serine protease yields the protein MSRLRSFGLPIGYTTRQTIRPIATLSLIIVNVIVYLLTSYENSFLTINSRCVILGGYIPSMLEASDQLYRLLSSMFLHADVFHVLFNMYFLYIFGRAIEEALGRWRFLALYLASGVLAALFHTAFSFVGGVSTYAIPAIGASGAISGILGAYLILFPGTTLFVGWFFFMIPVFFRMRAAYFLIMWFAMQVAYGYAKLGGVAFFAHAGGFVAGIALLYIVAVRGRSRGSRLKLLEEVKWLSTHTTLTETPRSVRGLSRWTKIVVALLLTSLLAGAAYASFGLPIGEGLKSITLRYTYEGVQYVDYVGLQKSDIERQLSAIPRSETRILLNRLYAADLLYDEAKADEELRIDNWHDKVLMKVGDRRIIVDVLMISFTGKYDLDGFLSYGAGELKTQVVFVGQNRVSISEYMVHYIFEINSRTVNVENISRMTGLISLITSMLALLVVLTKDKELALVGE from the coding sequence ATGTCTCGTTTAAGAAGCTTTGGTCTACCAATAGGCTACACGACTCGACAGACTATAAGACCTATAGCGACTTTAAGTCTCATAATCGTCAACGTGATAGTTTACCTCTTAACCTCATATGAGAACAGCTTTTTGACGATAAATAGTCGTTGTGTCATCCTCGGAGGCTATATCCCATCTATGTTGGAAGCATCAGATCAGCTCTACAGATTGCTTTCATCGATGTTCTTGCATGCAGACGTCTTTCACGTACTCTTCAACATGTACTTCCTCTACATATTCGGAAGAGCGATTGAGGAGGCGTTGGGCAGATGGAGGTTTCTAGCTTTGTACTTAGCATCCGGGGTACTCGCAGCTCTCTTTCACACAGCTTTCAGCTTCGTGGGAGGAGTATCAACCTACGCTATCCCAGCCATTGGCGCTTCAGGAGCTATTAGCGGGATCCTAGGCGCTTACTTAATTCTCTTCCCAGGCACAACGCTCTTTGTAGGCTGGTTCTTCTTCATGATCCCAGTCTTCTTCAGGATGAGGGCAGCATACTTCTTGATCATGTGGTTTGCAATGCAAGTAGCTTATGGATATGCAAAGCTAGGTGGCGTAGCGTTCTTCGCTCACGCTGGAGGGTTCGTGGCTGGAATAGCGCTGCTCTACATAGTCGCGGTTAGAGGTAGGAGTAGGGGTTCTCGATTAAAGCTCTTGGAGGAAGTGAAATGGCTTAGCACGCACACAACACTTACGGAGACTCCTAGAAGCGTTAGAGGTTTAAGTCGATGGACTAAGATCGTAGTCGCTTTACTCTTAACTTCACTACTCGCTGGTGCAGCTTATGCTTCGTTTGGTCTACCTATTGGAGAGGGCTTGAAGTCCATCACTTTACGCTATACATACGAAGGAGTACAATACGTCGACTACGTAGGTCTCCAAAAGTCCGATATTGAAAGGCAGCTTAGTGCTATACCAAGAAGTGAGACTCGAATCCTGCTGAACAGGTTGTACGCAGCAGATCTGCTATACGATGAAGCTAAAGCTGATGAGGAATTGAGGATAGATAATTGGCACGACAAGGTACTCATGAAGGTTGGGGATCGCCGAATTATCGTGGATGTTTTAATGATCAGTTTTACCGGTAAGTACGATTTAGATGGCTTCTTGAGCTATGGTGCAGGTGAGCTAAAAACCCAGGTGGTTTTCGTAGGTCAGAATCGTGTATCAATTAGTGAATACATGGTCCACTACATCTTCGAAATCAATTCGAGAACTGTGAACGTAGAGAACATATCGCGAATGACCGGGTTGATATCTCTGATCACCTCAATGCTTGCCCTTCTAGTAGTCCTTACAAAGGATAAAGAGCTCGCCCTTGTGGGTGAGTGA
- a CDS encoding FAD-dependent oxidoreductase produces MTKNYELIKADVLVVGAGGAGTRAAIEAKRRGVNVVIVAKGGFPSGCTPKAMGGYQAAYLPQDSPETHFKDTVIGGAYINDQKLVKIMAYEALQRLKELEEMGTELIKDDSGNYRIIHASGTSHPRNFVAVAGEFMKGLLKEAQRLGVQVYSNVFVIDLLKSGDSIVGAIGLDWRSGDFYVFKAKSTVLASGGLGNMYSLTSNPPDVTGDGYAMAYRAGAELIDMEFIQWMTCVIHPPSLRGFPPPYDGWVAHGARFYNALCERYMKKYDRERLENVTRDVVCIAAYKEIKAGKATPRGGLYMDLSGVPEHIVKAWEKVWKAYQALGIDITWQPIEWAPGVHHCMGGVKINEKCESSVTGLYAAGEAAGGVHGANRIGGNALTDTQVFGARAGAYAAERARIISDVEVNEKQVEACIKMVDEIYERKEGVPASQVKSKIQRIMDEYVGVVKTESDLKKALAELEYIEVNDLPRICLGEERSYQTLTNALEVINMVCVGKIVATAALHRTESRGAHYREDYPERDDAHWLKHVAIKSEAGRMIVKTVPVDLSDLRP; encoded by the coding sequence ATGACTAAGAACTACGAGCTGATTAAGGCGGACGTTCTAGTCGTAGGTGCCGGCGGAGCAGGTACACGAGCAGCAATTGAGGCTAAGCGTAGAGGAGTGAACGTCGTGATAGTGGCTAAGGGTGGATTTCCCTCCGGCTGTACCCCGAAAGCTATGGGAGGATATCAAGCCGCTTACTTACCTCAAGACAGCCCAGAGACACACTTTAAAGATACCGTGATCGGCGGAGCCTACATAAACGATCAAAAGCTGGTCAAGATAATGGCTTACGAAGCCCTTCAAAGGCTTAAGGAGCTCGAGGAAATGGGCACGGAGCTCATCAAGGACGATTCTGGGAATTACAGGATAATACATGCCTCAGGGACTTCGCATCCAAGAAATTTCGTAGCTGTCGCCGGAGAGTTCATGAAGGGACTGTTAAAGGAAGCTCAACGTCTTGGAGTTCAAGTCTACTCTAACGTATTTGTGATAGATTTGCTTAAGAGTGGAGATTCCATCGTAGGAGCCATAGGCTTGGATTGGAGGAGCGGGGACTTTTACGTCTTCAAGGCTAAGTCGACAGTGCTAGCTTCTGGCGGCTTGGGGAACATGTACTCACTGACTTCAAATCCACCTGATGTAACTGGAGACGGGTACGCGATGGCCTATAGAGCCGGGGCAGAGCTCATAGATATGGAGTTCATACAGTGGATGACGTGCGTAATTCATCCACCGAGTCTAAGAGGCTTCCCACCACCATACGACGGTTGGGTCGCTCATGGAGCTAGGTTCTACAACGCACTATGTGAGAGATACATGAAGAAGTACGATCGTGAAAGGCTGGAGAACGTAACTAGGGACGTCGTGTGCATAGCAGCATATAAGGAGATAAAGGCTGGTAAAGCTACTCCACGCGGCGGTCTTTACATGGACCTCTCTGGCGTCCCGGAACACATAGTGAAGGCTTGGGAGAAGGTTTGGAAAGCCTATCAAGCTTTAGGCATAGACATAACCTGGCAACCAATTGAGTGGGCTCCAGGAGTTCATCACTGCATGGGTGGGGTCAAGATAAACGAGAAATGCGAGTCGTCAGTGACAGGACTATACGCAGCTGGTGAGGCAGCTGGTGGAGTGCATGGAGCTAATAGGATTGGTGGGAATGCCTTAACTGACACTCAAGTCTTTGGAGCTAGAGCTGGCGCTTACGCTGCTGAAAGAGCTCGAATTATTAGCGACGTTGAGGTTAACGAGAAGCAGGTGGAAGCGTGCATCAAGATGGTCGACGAAATATATGAGAGGAAGGAGGGAGTACCCGCGTCGCAGGTTAAGTCGAAGATACAGAGGATAATGGACGAGTACGTCGGTGTCGTAAAGACTGAGAGCGATCTTAAGAAGGCATTGGCTGAACTGGAGTACATAGAGGTCAACGATTTACCAAGAATATGTCTTGGAGAAGAGAGAAGCTACCAAACGCTCACGAACGCCTTAGAAGTGATAAACATGGTGTGCGTAGGTAAGATTGTGGCGACAGCAGCTCTTCATAGGACTGAGAGCAGGGGGGCGCACTACAGGGAGGATTATCCTGAGAGAGATGACGCTCACTGGCTTAAGCATGTTGCGATAAAGTCTGAGGCTGGTCGCATGATCGTGAAGACCGTGCCTGTAGATCTATCAGATCTTAGACCTTAG
- a CDS encoding isocitrate/isopropylmalate dehydrogenase family protein has translation MPSKYKIVVVPGDGIGREVTPEAVKVLKACEEVVTGLNFEFIEFEAGAMYYLKNLKEEYPPELLPTCRESHGIIFGAVGWQDARWPDGTYAGAKLIFDLRFGLDLYANVRPCRLYPNVPTPIKKEPKDVNMVIIRENTECLYQGIGGRLNRGGESELAIDVRVLTRKGCERVIRYAFELARSLPHGAPVDGKKRVTCIDKSNVLKGCVFWREIFNKVGQEYPDIEKDYAYVDAWTQWAVRRPEWYNVCVTSNMFGDIITDLAAAIQGGLGLAPSIQVGDKLAMAEPVHGSAPKYYGKRVANPLASILSVMWLMRYFHTKYQDKAAAEAAARIEAAVIELLSEGKVIPRDLGGSAHTDEVGDEVARKVKSVQVTV, from the coding sequence ATGCCAAGCAAATATAAGATAGTAGTTGTGCCCGGTGATGGTATTGGACGAGAAGTGACACCGGAGGCAGTAAAGGTTCTTAAAGCCTGCGAAGAAGTTGTCACCGGATTGAACTTTGAGTTTATAGAGTTTGAAGCAGGGGCTATGTACTATCTAAAGAATTTAAAAGAAGAGTATCCACCCGAGCTGCTGCCAACATGCAGAGAAAGTCATGGCATCATATTTGGAGCCGTTGGCTGGCAGGATGCTAGATGGCCTGATGGCACTTATGCTGGCGCTAAACTCATATTCGATCTAAGGTTTGGCTTAGATCTTTACGCTAATGTTAGGCCTTGTAGGCTCTACCCCAATGTACCAACACCAATCAAGAAAGAACCAAAGGATGTAAACATGGTCATAATAAGAGAGAACACTGAATGTCTCTATCAAGGCATAGGAGGTAGACTCAATAGAGGGGGAGAATCAGAGCTAGCCATAGACGTGAGGGTTTTGACACGAAAGGGTTGCGAGAGGGTCATAAGGTACGCCTTTGAACTTGCAAGATCACTACCTCATGGAGCTCCAGTCGACGGTAAGAAGAGGGTCACATGTATAGATAAGAGCAACGTATTGAAGGGATGCGTCTTTTGGAGGGAGATATTCAACAAGGTAGGCCAGGAATATCCAGACATAGAGAAGGACTATGCATACGTAGATGCTTGGACTCAATGGGCTGTTAGGAGACCTGAATGGTACAACGTCTGCGTCACCTCAAACATGTTCGGCGACATAATAACAGACCTTGCAGCAGCCATACAAGGAGGACTTGGACTCGCACCTAGCATTCAAGTAGGGGACAAATTAGCCATGGCCGAGCCAGTTCATGGTTCTGCACCCAAGTACTACGGTAAGAGGGTCGCTAACCCTCTCGCGTCAATCCTGTCGGTAATGTGGCTCATGAGGTACTTCCACACAAAGTACCAGGACAAAGCAGCTGCTGAAGCTGCTGCCAGAATAGAAGCCGCCGTCATAGAATTGCTCAGTGAAGGCAAAGTCATTCCACGAGACCTTGGTGGCTCAGCTCATACCGATGAGGTTGGAGATGAAGTCGCCAGGAAGGTAAAGAGCGTGCAGGTAACGGTTTAA
- a CDS encoding FAD-dependent oxidoreductase, producing the protein MGSKFVSDDINVRLAHSRDASPEPSRVCDVVVRPSSIEEVAGIVKVANRFKVPIIIRGGGTSLVGLPLGSGGITIDITRMSKMVELDETSMTVTVQTGINWSLMTYELKKKGYRTPFYELFSGGAIVGAR; encoded by the coding sequence GTGGGCTCAAAGTTCGTTAGTGATGACATTAACGTTAGGCTGGCACACTCTAGGGATGCTAGTCCAGAGCCTTCTAGGGTTTGCGACGTAGTCGTAAGGCCGTCTTCGATAGAGGAAGTTGCTGGAATAGTGAAGGTGGCTAATAGATTTAAAGTGCCCATAATCATTAGAGGTGGAGGAACGAGCTTGGTTGGCCTTCCACTTGGAAGCGGTGGAATTACCATTGATATTACTAGGATGTCTAAGATGGTGGAACTGGACGAGACCTCCATGACCGTTACCGTTCAAACTGGAATCAACTGGTCGTTGATGACCTACGAGCTCAAGAAGAAGGGGTATCGAACACCATTTTACGAGCTCTTCAGTGGCGGTGCAATCGTGGGCGCTCGATAA
- a CDS encoding Zn-ribbon domain-containing OB-fold protein, translating into MSGEAPAKREKRKVPIVEGLFTWPSDKPALIAARCKKCGAIIFPKAAYCPNPDCEKDPNNMEVIELSRRGKLWSWTIQHYPPPPPFKMEPFKPYAIGLVDLPEGVRVLGMLTTTENLRCDMEVELTVGKLYEDEENEYITWMWKPVEESSEK; encoded by the coding sequence ATGAGCGGAGAAGCTCCTGCTAAGAGAGAGAAGAGGAAGGTCCCAATAGTCGAAGGTCTATTCACTTGGCCCTCAGACAAGCCAGCCCTCATAGCTGCTCGTTGCAAGAAGTGCGGCGCCATAATCTTCCCGAAAGCTGCTTACTGCCCCAATCCGGATTGCGAGAAGGATCCTAACAATATGGAGGTCATTGAGCTAAGCCGTAGGGGCAAGCTGTGGAGCTGGACGATTCAACACTACCCTCCACCACCACCATTCAAGATGGAGCCCTTTAAGCCCTATGCCATAGGCTTAGTTGACTTACCAGAGGGGGTGAGGGTTCTAGGTATGTTGACTACAACAGAGAACTTAAGATGCGACATGGAGGTCGAGCTAACTGTTGGCAAGCTCTACGAAGACGAGGAGAACGAGTATATAACTTGGATGTGGAAGCCGGTTGAAGAAAGCTCTGAGAAGTAG
- the larA gene encoding nickel-dependent lactate racemase produces the protein MTSAFLERWFEEVNEVKQRYWRNIVYEVAPKDLPPIDEVSATREALRRPIASKPLCEIAKPGMKAVIVVDDVTRATPRRKIVPVILDELNNAGIPDSDIRVVIALGTHRYLRPEEIVKCVGDEVLRRVEVLNHEWMDREKLVYIGETKSGIPVYVNKLVYEADLIVGIGCILPHLYAGYGGGAKIIQPGVCGEVTTARTHVLGALIGPENLLGNPDNEVRREMEEVAEAVGLDFIVNVVLNGRGEVVRVVAGDVKRAFREGVAVAEEIYRREIPRLADVVIVNSYPAILDYWQAIKGLVHAQLGVKEGGTIILYTDCPEGISATHGKVFEKYSKASLTEVERKLRGAEEEDLIGLSTLFVHKKCLAKAKCICVSEGLSVRDKDVLGFTHTDSIAEAVDYALSEHGEDAEIGIIHHGGGVFPYLKGCRLSGLSG, from the coding sequence ATGACTTCTGCCTTCCTTGAAAGGTGGTTTGAGGAGGTCAATGAGGTTAAGCAGAGGTACTGGAGGAACATAGTATACGAAGTTGCCCCTAAAGATCTCCCACCAATCGATGAAGTTAGTGCAACTAGGGAGGCTCTTAGAAGGCCGATAGCATCCAAGCCACTATGCGAGATCGCTAAGCCGGGCATGAAAGCTGTCATCGTCGTTGACGATGTCACCAGGGCCACGCCAAGGCGGAAGATAGTTCCAGTGATCCTTGACGAGCTGAATAACGCTGGCATACCTGACTCTGACATTAGAGTAGTGATAGCTCTGGGCACGCACAGATACTTGAGGCCCGAAGAGATTGTTAAGTGCGTTGGCGATGAGGTCCTTAGGAGGGTCGAAGTGCTAAACCATGAATGGATGGACAGAGAGAAGCTGGTCTACATAGGTGAGACTAAGAGCGGCATACCAGTGTATGTCAATAAACTTGTCTACGAAGCCGACTTGATAGTGGGGATTGGCTGCATACTTCCGCACCTCTATGCTGGTTATGGTGGAGGAGCCAAGATAATTCAGCCAGGTGTATGTGGTGAGGTTACTACTGCCCGCACCCACGTCTTAGGAGCCCTCATCGGCCCAGAGAATTTATTGGGGAATCCTGACAACGAGGTGAGGAGGGAGATGGAGGAAGTTGCCGAGGCTGTGGGCTTAGACTTCATAGTCAACGTCGTCTTAAATGGAAGGGGTGAGGTAGTTAGGGTGGTTGCAGGGGACGTGAAGAGGGCATTTAGAGAAGGAGTCGCAGTTGCTGAAGAGATCTATAGGAGAGAGATACCACGATTAGCCGATGTCGTGATAGTGAACTCGTACCCCGCGATCCTGGACTACTGGCAAGCTATAAAAGGGCTTGTCCACGCTCAATTGGGAGTCAAGGAAGGCGGCACGATCATCTTGTATACCGATTGCCCCGAGGGAATATCAGCAACACATGGTAAGGTGTTTGAGAAGTACAGTAAGGCAAGCTTAACGGAAGTAGAGAGAAAGCTTAGGGGGGCTGAAGAAGAGGACCTCATTGGGCTGAGCACCCTTTTCGTTCATAAGAAGTGCTTGGCAAAGGCCAAGTGCATATGCGTATCTGAGGGGCTTAGCGTTAGGGATAAGGATGTACTTGGCTTCACACACACTGACTCCATTGCCGAAGCCGTTGATTATGCACTTAGTGAGCATGGCGAGGATGCTGAGATAGGTATAATACACCATGGAGGAGGGGTCTTCCCCTATTTAAAGGGCTGTAGACTGAGCGGTTTATCTGGTTAA
- a CDS encoding NAD-dependent epimerase/dehydratase family protein — MLCLVIGGTGFVGSHTVRKLLSEKVDVVVFSRLGDTSKISDIENKVKVEGHNNRDG; from the coding sequence ATGCTATGTCTAGTGATAGGTGGAACGGGCTTCGTAGGTTCTCACACCGTTCGTAAGCTTTTAAGTGAGAAGGTCGATGTCGTAGTCTTCAGTCGCTTGGGCGACACCTCCAAAATAAGCGACATTGAGAATAAGGTGAAGGTCGAGGGACACAATAACCGAGATGGATGA
- a CDS encoding heterodisulfide reductase-related iron-sulfur binding cluster, translating to MVLEKYAKQIYRCARCGWCRTPVFADRGIHKVCPVYEHNPKGPWDFLTARGRLAIAQGLLEGEVDVTEDLVEIAYSCTLCGACHEVCVIHLPVAMGISNVDELNQVKVFEALRAEIFRKRPDLLLDKHRQISSSISTCKNPYGEPHENRFAWLSRAYKLIGKGDVVYFAGCTSSYRHPEICESTINVLTRAGISPAVIDEWCCGSVLLRTGQWEYVEVLAKHNLEELRKAEARKVITSCAGCYRTLKLDYPEILGGKWNFEVLHSTELTWELIERGKLKIVNNVDYKVTYHDPCHLGRHAGVYDPPREIIKSIPGVEFVEMTPTRQYAICCGGGGGVKSGFNELALRIGMAAVKRAESVGAEVLTSACPFCKRNLVDAINAIKSKIKFYDVIELLAKAMQR from the coding sequence ATGGTCTTGGAGAAGTACGCCAAGCAGATCTATCGATGTGCTAGGTGTGGCTGGTGTAGAACGCCAGTCTTCGCCGATCGCGGTATACACAAGGTATGCCCAGTGTACGAGCACAATCCTAAAGGTCCTTGGGACTTCTTAACTGCTAGAGGCAGATTAGCCATAGCTCAAGGGCTTTTAGAGGGAGAGGTCGACGTGACCGAGGACCTAGTGGAGATAGCTTACAGTTGTACTCTATGCGGTGCTTGTCACGAGGTTTGCGTAATACACCTTCCAGTCGCCATGGGAATTTCTAACGTAGATGAGTTGAACCAAGTGAAGGTCTTTGAGGCTCTACGAGCTGAGATATTTAGGAAGAGACCTGATCTTCTCTTAGATAAGCATCGTCAAATCAGTTCCAGTATATCCACGTGCAAGAACCCATATGGAGAACCTCATGAGAATCGATTTGCTTGGCTCTCAAGAGCCTACAAGCTAATTGGGAAGGGTGATGTGGTTTACTTCGCCGGTTGCACATCATCTTACAGGCATCCAGAGATATGCGAGAGCACCATCAACGTGCTAACGAGAGCGGGCATATCGCCAGCGGTGATTGATGAATGGTGTTGCGGATCTGTTCTCCTAAGGACCGGTCAATGGGAGTACGTTGAAGTCTTGGCGAAACACAACTTAGAGGAATTGAGAAAAGCCGAGGCGAGGAAGGTTATCACGTCGTGTGCTGGATGCTATAGGACCCTAAAGCTCGATTACCCCGAGATTCTAGGAGGGAAGTGGAACTTCGAGGTACTTCACTCAACCGAGCTTACTTGGGAGCTTATCGAGAGGGGAAAGTTAAAGATCGTTAACAATGTTGACTACAAGGTCACGTACCACGATCCTTGCCACCTGGGTAGGCATGCTGGAGTCTATGATCCTCCAAGAGAGATCATAAAGAGTATTCCTGGGGTAGAGTTTGTGGAGATGACTCCGACAAGGCAGTACGCCATCTGCTGTGGCGGTGGTGGAGGGGTTAAGTCTGGCTTCAACGAGTTGGCTTTAAGGATAGGGATGGCAGCTGTTAAGAGAGCCGAAAGCGTGGGAGCAGAGGTCTTAACCTCTGCGTGCCCGTTTTGCAAGAGGAACCTGGTTGATGCGATAAACGCCATAAAGTCCAAGATCAAGTTCTACGACGTTATAGAGCTACTAGCGAAGGCTATGCAGAGATAG